The genomic region GGAGTAGATGATTTGGGAACAACAGGCAGAGGAAATGATATGCAAGTTGGCACATATATTGAAAAGATGTTCATGTCTGAGCTATCTGGGAATATCATTGATATCTGCCCTGTAGGTGCCCTGACTTCTAAACCCTATGCCTTTACTGCCTGACCTTGGGAAACAAGAAAGACAGAATCCATTGATGTAATGGATGCAGTTGAAAGTAATATTGTGGTAAGCACAAGAACTGGAGAGGTATTGAGGATTTTGCCAAGATACATGAGGACATCAATGAAGAGTGGATCTCTGATAAAACTAGATTTGCCTACGATGGGCTGAAACGCCAAAGACTTACCGAACCTAtggtcagaaatgaaaaagggctTTTAACCTATACTTCTTGGGAGGATGCGCTCTCTCTTGTAGCTGGAATGTTGCAGAGTTTTCAAGGCAAGGATGTAGCAGCAATTGCAGGTGGCTTTGTGGATGCAGACGCCCTAATAGCTCTCAAAGATTTGCTTAATAGAGTGGACTCTGACACCTTATGCACTGAAGAGGTCTTCCCCACCACAGGAGCTGGTACAGATTTACGTTCcagttatcttctttttttttttttttttttattttattaaattcagttttattggaatacattcacacaccatacaatcatccatgatatacaatgcactgtctacagtatgataacatagttatgcgttcatcaccccaatctatctctgaacattttccttacatcagaaagaaccagaataagaataaaaaataaaagtgaaaaaagaacacccaaatcatccccccatcccaccccatttgtcctttactttttatccccattcctccactcatccatacactagataaaggaggtgtgatccacaaggtcttcacccAGCCTCAAAGTTTTAACCTACTATATGCAGGATAGAGAAATTAGAACCTGATCTACTGGTGGCAGATAAGCAGGTTGCTGGTGCTATTTAATGCTTGAAGCAAAAGGAGGTTACAGAAGACTTAGAATTCCAAAATTTCCCAACATAGTATGAATTCAAGAGAGACAAGTACAGAAGGTGGATTTGGAAAGGAAACCAAAgcatagagatttaaaaaaacaaaacaaaacaaaacctctctGTAAAATAGATACGGATCATGGAGCACCACCAGCTAAATACAGGCCCCTAATGCGGCCTGCTAAGGGAGACAATAAAGGACTAGAAAACATAGATGGGAGAAAAGCTGATTGAAATTGCAAGGTTATTCTCCTTTTGTGTTATGGCTTGGGAAAATCCATAATGCAATGGTAGCACTGGTCCTTAAGTCTCTAACTTAACAGCGATGGTGAAGCatcaggcagggagtggggggtgggggtcggggGTGGAACAGAGTGAGGTTGTGAAATGAACTTGAATTGTTTTTCCTagagaaaaaaaggcaaggaTGACTTATCAATGACCTTCCACTATATTCCTGACAAGACAAGCAAAGTGGCTTTAAGCCATGTCAAAATGGTATGATGGCGTGTGGTGAGAGTTTGGATTGACTCTAGTTACTATTTAGGTGACCTGGAGCATGGTGATTCTCCTCCTTAAGCTTCAGCTTCCTTCTCTGTTCAATGGGATCATTCCAGTTATCTTCTAAATACTACAGTTGCTGGTGTGGAAGAGGCAGATGTTGTCCTTCTGGTTGGTACAAACCCACGTTTTGAGGCACCACTATTTAATGCTAGAATTCGAAAGAGCTGGCTTCATAATGACTTAAAAGTGGCACTCATAGGCACTCCAGTGGATTTGACTTACAGATATGACCATCTGGGAGACTCTCCCCAAATTCTTCAAGACATTGTTTCTGGAAGCCACCCATTCAACCAGGTTCTAAAGGAAGCTAAAAAACCAATGATGGTTGTAGGCAGTTCTGCACTCCAAAGAAATGATGGAGCTGCAATTCTTGCAGCTGTTTCCAGCATTGCACAGAAGATTCGGATGAGTAGTGGTGTCACTGGTAATTGGAAAGTTATGAATATCCTTCATAGGATTGCAAGCCAAGTAGCCGCTTTGGACCTTGGCTATAAACCTGGAGTGGAAGCAATTCGGAAGAATCCTCCCAAAGTGCTGTTTCTCCTGGGAGCAGATGGAGGTTGTATTACCCGACAGGATTTGCCAAAGGATTGTTTCATTATTTATCAAGGACATCATAGTGATGTGGGAGCCCCTGTAGCTGATGTTATTCTCCCAGGAGCTGCTTACACAGAGAAGTCTGCGACTTATGTCAATACCGAGGGCAGAGCTCAACAGACTAAAGTAGCAGTCACTCCTCCCGGCTTGGCAAGAGAAGACTGGAAAATTATAAGAGCCCTCTCTGAGATTGCTGGTATAACTCTGCCATATGATACTCTCAGTCAAGTGAGGAACAGATTGGAAGAAGTCTCTCCTAATCTTGTTCGATATGATGATGTCGAAGGAGCTAATTACTTCCAGCAAGCAAATGAACTCTCCAAGCTAGTGAATCAGCAACTGCTTGCTGAACCACTTGTCCCACCTCAGCTAACAATAAAAGACTTCTACATGACAGATTCTATTAGCAGAGCCTCACAAACAATGGCCAAGTGTGTCAAAGCTGTAACAGAGGGTGCCCAGGCAGTCGAGAAACCATCCATATGCTGAACTATTAGGAATCCAGTTTTACTACAAATACTTAATGGACAATTATATGGTGAAATGACCCCTTAGGAGGGctatctctttaaaaaaaaaaaaaatctgaatgatGTACTATTTAAGGTTACACCATGCTTGCTTGAAAATGATATTGCAATTATAAAAGAACCTTACAGTTTCAAAAACATTTATGTATTGTGTGTAAACATTGTaatatagttaataaaaatttctTTCCTGTAAGATAAATGGTAATCTTTGtgacaaatacaaagaaaatccttaaaataaaattaaaaaaaaaaaaaaagatgtcttcCACATCAAATGGAATCAACTATAGTTGTTCATAGAGTGGTTTCTATGTGACACTAGGTCATACATCCAATAGGCTGATGTGGTCATCTATGTTGACAGGTTGGCTAGAATGCTGTGGAGAGACAGCCCGTCATCTCAATTCAAATGCTGACAGAGCCAGCAGTTGATCTTTTCAGTCACTCTAGCAAAATCAGTATCATGGGGTCCCATGGGGTTGTCATAACTGTAAGATAGcatggggagagaaagagacaacatcactaaCCCCCTCTCCCCTTACTGCCTGGGGTGAAGATGTTTTGTCCATCAACTTGGGGTCAGGATTGCCCAGATATGGACACCCAGGCTGTGTGTCAAAGCATCAAGGATACAGTTTCTATGGGGACCCATTGCCCCTGTCATTTAAACCAGATTTGGTCCTGATTGTTCAGCCAGAGAGGGAAACCACATCCTGAACAAATTTCTCATAGCCTCTACTGTCACCTACTTGTACCAAAGTGTTGGGAGTCCCAGGAGTAACCAGAGGAACTCTAGTGCCTTGGTGTTCTGTCACTCTTTCCCCCATTCCCATAGAGTCCCACAAAAGGGAGGCACATGAGGGAAGTATCACCTCTGGGTTGGAAATCAAGGGCCCCTGCAGTAATGCTATGGCAACATGGACCCCATGTCCATGCACTccaatgggaaaaaagaaaaagagcagttAGGTGTATTGAGATTGGGATTCCTCAGGCATAGCCTAATTAGGCAATTAACTGCCTGGTACCCCACCCTCTCCAAGTATTTTCCAATGTACACTTCAGTGCCATGTTTCCCTTCCATTGAAGTTCAGTGTTTAGTGTCCAAATAGCTTTACATTTAAAGGGGTACTACCCAGTAAGTTGTCCTTCCTGATGACCTTTACATAGTTGTTGTTTGAGTCTTCTGTTCCAATGTTTTATTACACCATTTGCTAGGGGGTGatgacaggaagaaagaaaggtcCATCTTATTCCATGGGAGTGTGCTCATTGCTGGATCATTTGCACTGTAAATGAGGTACCTTGATCTGACTGGAGTCCTTTTGCATGGCCAAACACATGACACAGGTGTTTCTCCAAGGCTACAACAGTGATCATAGCATTACTGGAATTGCTGTCCATATCCAAAGTGTATGTCTATGGCAGTGATACACCACCAGAATCTGAGATTAGGGGGCAGTGGTTTTATGTGGTTGAGCTGCCACACACATGTGGGACCTAAGTCCCAGCTGATGTGGCCCAGCTCTCCACATTGCATAGCCTAGGCTTGTTGGCAGAAGCCATACCACTGAGCTATGCTTTTGGTTCCCACTTCATCTAGAGTGAGTCCTTGTGATTTGGCCCATTCTTGCATCAGAGGTGGGCTTCCATGTTCCATTCAGTGGTGAAACCAACGGGCAATCATAGCAATCTGTTAAACGTATGCTTAGCCAGCACAGGAATTCCATTCATGTTCTGCTTCAAATAGCCTTTTGCAATGGGTGTCAACATGGGTGACAAATAGATCTTCCCAGATTGCAACCTGTTGTAAAGATACCTTTCCCCATATAGTGGAGACTAATAGTCCAATCACTGATTTGCCAGTCACTGAACCACATGGCTAGGCAATTTACAATGGCACATGAGTCTTTAAATGTGTAACAGGAAGTTGTGATTGCAGCAGCCTTCACGGTCCATCACCACTGCATGGAATTCAGCCCATTGTGCAGAATGCCCTCAACCAGTCTCAGTCAGTGGGTGACCATCTTGGGATGGACAGTTGCAGGAGCCCAATGGACTCCATCAGCCTTCAGTTTTACAGATCCATCTGTGAATCAACCCATAAGATCATTTGCAACATCTTCAAACCAGGGGGCCCAATAGCCAAGTGAGGGTCAGAAGCAGTCCCTGCAGGCTCTTCAGACCCTTTGGAAAGCAGCTATTTGTTCCTGCAGTCAGCTGATTGACTAATACCCTGGTCAGGCTCAGTCTTGGATTTACAATTTCATTTAATGATGGAGCTTTACTGAACCTATCCTACTTTAGTAGGATTAGTGAGTTCCCACATGAAGATGGGCAGTTCTGATATTAGAGTCATAAGTGGCATGTCTGGAGGACAGCATACCTGCCACTGTATGAGCTGTCACCACCTTGGTGACAGCAATGATTATCAAACACTTCAGAAGACAAGAGCGGCTCCTCAGCATTTTATATGCATAATCTATTGTCAGCCTCCAAGCTCCTGAGGCTTCTTTTTCACCAACCAGACTGTGCTGCTAAACTGCAATAGAGTGGTTCTTGGTACACCTGCTTACAGCAAGTCCTGAAACAACAAAATAATGTTGTTGTCCCCACCTGGGAGGTGGTACTGCTTTTGTTAAACAACCCAGTGATGCTCCTGAAATGCTGGCAGGCAGGAGTGGGCATGCTCCATAGTTATGGATTAAATTTCTCATCACGAGGGGGCATACCCCcacagaagactgtggtgttcagTGTCGATGCCCATAAGACACTCAGCAGTAAGAACCACTATCACTGGCAGTCAAAATGGCTCAAAGAGCCCCACCCACAAGCCCATACACACTTTCCTGCCATGGGTCACTGAACCCACCCAAAAGCCCCCCAGTGCCACCAGATTGCTCTTGTCCATGCAGGACCAGGATTACTGTCACTTGGGCACCTGTATCTGAGAGCCCCATGAAGGTCTGGAtccctccttttcccctttcACCTGAATGGGAGCACGGTGTCCCTCTGGGGCCTGGTGGGGACCCAGAGACCTTGGCCCACTCCTAATCATTCTTTTTAAAGGGAGAATATAAAGGTACAGGTGAAGGGCTTCCTCCTCCCTATCTTACACATCAAGCTCATAGTTGGAATTGTCTTCCTCACTATTCTGGTTGGGGCAGAGTCCTTATCTACTATTTCATCCCTCTTCTCCTGACTGCATTAAGGGACTCAGAGGTCAGTGATGCAGGATTCTAAATCTTTCCAGTCCCATGAGCCCTTTTCTTACTATTTTTTACGGATCCTATCGGAGTCTTAACTCCTAACTTAGAGGAACCCCCTTCCACCCCATAGCATTGCCAGGTTTTTCCATAGGCAtcccatcaatttctgatttacCTATCCCTTGCCTTAGTAACCAAAGCCACACTGCCTGGCAGATGGaccccatctgctcctttgcatttcCCGGGTCACTATTTGCCTTGCAGGAACCCAGACTAAAAGAGGTATGGGCTTGTCTATACTCTAACCTGTCAGTTGACTTGTTCATTGCAGGCAAAATGAGTTGTAGCAGAGAGTCAGTAATTaactttctcagtctttgccACTCTGCCCTAGACATCTGAGTCTGCATTGAACAAACACACCAGCCAAGCTGCATGACCCTCCCCTGGCTTCTGTCCAGATAAATCTATTAACTTCCATATTTTGCTCTTGGAAAAAGACCTCATTTTAAGTTTGATTTTTAGCAACACCATCAGTAGTTTTGCATTGAGTGAAAACAGTTCTAACTGAGAGCCTGCAATAAGCCCAGTCTGGGTGGAGCTCCCTGCTGGGAGCCCCAGACTCTTCTCTGGAGTCATTTGTGGACCCTTGAGACACTGTGGGGGTTAGCAAGAGAGTGGGAAATAAGCAGGGAGTAGGAGCTTCCCTACTTTTCCTGTAATCTACCTCCCTTATCTCCACCCTTATCCACTATACCAGTCCATCCTTGTTAGCAAGGAGACTGCTTACATCCCACTTGCCTATATGTGGCCAGAGAGAGGCCAAAACTTCAGTCATCCCATCATCCCCAGGGAGCTGGAACCATCATGGGATGAATGAACTGATGATTTCTTATGCTTCCACTATGCCAGGgtgtgatttttgtgtgtgtgatccAGCCAACTCTGCCAAATTATGGATCAGAAGGGGAAATACTTGAAGAGATGTCAATGCACTCCAACACAGGTGTTGGGATTGTCATCAAAAGTTCAATTCACAACAGGCTCTAATGGAAAGATATTTTAGTCatatagagaagagacagagtaaGTTTGTCTTCACTAGTGGGGGTCAGTTCCCCATAGTGAGTGGATCTCAATCATGGCTGTTGCAGGGAGATATTTTAGGTGCAGCATCCTACCCTTGTGTTTGTGAACCATAGTGGGGGGACCCCACTTTCTCCCTGACAGGGACAGATATACCACAGGTTGTGAATTGGACATTATAAAACACATGCATACCAGAGTCAGACTGTCTTCAGTGAGTATTTACTTATATTCAGGACAATAGGGAAAGGAATGTACTGAAAGTCCCCTCATCTAGTAGGGGATTGTGTTTCATCCCAGCAGGGTGACATAACTAGTCCTGATCAGATGTATTTGAGGGTTCCAGGGAAAGGCATCAGGCCATGCTAGGACTAACCTCTACCCCATGGAAAGACATGCTAAAGGTAATACAGATaaggcaaaagaaacaaaaaaagaatggaagtGATATAGAGAACCATGAAGCAATGGGCCTGGCTTAGGAATGGCACATGGAAGTGCTGAATATAAGGAAACAGAGTAAGTTCAAATGATGAAGAGTTAGGAGGTCATGATAAGTAACAAACCAAACAAATTAGACTTGAGATTAATGGACAATAAGGAGCAGTTTACCATAAATGATGATAAATTCCTAGATTAGGAAGGAAAGGAGTCTTTTGAGAAGACTTTTTAAggattcagaaggaaaaaaaaaaaggaaagtttctTATAATAACAATGGTATAAGATTAAAGATATTGTgcatataattttaaagaaagatttaATAAATCATATATTGGCTGTAAAAAGAGGTGGAAGAGATTATACTTTCCAACCCTTGCTCACACTGCACCTTCTCCTTTCTAAGGAAACAAAGCCTATTTCTACTTCCTCTATGAAGATTTTGCTGACAAATACAGTGGGGATTTTCTCTtccactgttggggattgaatcatgtctcccacaaaaagcATAATCTGGTCCAAAGCCCTgttcctgtgagtatgaacccatttgtaaataagatctttgatgATGTTGTTGGTTAAGATATGCCCAAAGTGAACGGAGGGGAACCTTAATtgaatatggctgaaatccttataagcaaaggaaactggacaatGAGAGGAAGCCAGGAGATAAACAAGAAGCTGCAAGTCaatgaaacccaaaagagaaagaagatgctccCATGTGCACGCTgtcacagaaaagccaaggaaccccaaagattgccaaccagccagaagataccaactctggaaggaagcaagccttcaagcctctgaaactgtgagccaaaaaaattcctgctgttaagtcaatggtatttgttttagcagccaacaATCTAAACACCCATTTAGGACTTTGGTTTCAGAGTGGTGATAAGATTAAAAGATGTGAGTAAATGAATTGAAAGTGAGTAAATGTTCCTTGAAAGTGACCCTTGAAAaactggcatttgctttactctCTAGGTCTCAAAGTATACATTTAACTATTATAATTTAGTATGTCCATAATATTAAAGTATTGCATCTCTTTGGCTACATTCGGATGTCAATGCCAAGGAAATCCACCTtagaattattttgaatatttgaacTATTTTCAGCCAATGGGATAAATATTATCCTAGAACATTTGTTGGAAATAGTCTCCTAAATGATCCagaagacagttttatttctggaCCTACTTTAAAACTAACATCTGGGACatgtgacatcatcaacatggcaacataaggaGCTGCTGAAAACTTTCTTCCCAGATATTCAGAGAAAAAGGGAGATAACTTTGACTTGTTCATAACTCTGGTGGAGggtatggatgggagaaggaccctacagatgccaaaatgaagaagaaagaactCTGTTTCTGACCAgtgggtcctctcccctccccactcagTCTCATGCagcacagaaggaacacagaaccaACAGTTAGGATTCCTTTCACCCCTCATCAGGGACAGAGACTAAAAAATTGCTCACAGCAGTGACACATATCCCCATAATTGGAGATCAGAGGGATAGAGGAGGACAGTTCAAGGCCCAGAGCAGTGAGGagtgaagagtctgagaaaatgtgaacaGAGGCCATTCCTAGCCCTGAGTCTGAAAGCTCTCCCCCACCTTTGATGAAAATAGTAGCCAGCAGCCTGATACTTGACTGGGAGATGGCTGAAAACTGTAGCATCTGGGGGAGTCCTTTGCCACAGAGGGAgtggggacacagccccacattgagtcagAATTTACCCAGCACAGTGAGAGTACAGGAGGTACCAGGAGGTAATTCAGCACCAGCCAACAagactcagctgggctccaagaaataATTGAGCCCCACTGAGCCAGGCTCAGCTGGACTCTAAGAAGTAATTAAGCCCCAAGCAGCCAGAGTCACCTGGGCTCTAACAGGTAATTCAGCTCCACCCAGCTGGATTCAGCCAGGCTACAACAGGTATTTCAGCCCCACGCAGCCAGATGCAGCTGAGCTCCAAGAAGTAATTCAGCCTTACCCGGTAAGACATGCCTGGAATCCAGAAGGTAAATACCTTCTGAGGAAAATTAAGTCACTGAAcattgccatctgctggacatACCATAAAGTGCAAGGGAACTTTAGGATTTCTCAGAACCTCTGTAGACCTTATCCCAGGCCCAGTGGAactggtctacaccccctgccTGGTAAACCAgccctgtttaagttgagaaatatggatgatcTAATAGTTAAAGCAgcgctctaaaacaaacccagggcttgctggtggtgaaaaatggaacaccactgggagccaacagacttgttttacccacacacagagaacttgTGTGGAGCCCAGTCCCTACCCAccagaggcaggctgctgtgggtgcCTGGTTATAGGGAGATACTGGGAGGACAGAGCTAATCTAACAACTGACTGGCAAGAGagacatataggcagggcaagaaccaaaatagcaagagataaaaaaaattctgatcagttaaacagaagtgATGTTAgagtccagaataagttgaactgaatgccaaagaacaaatagagaactaagccaaccaacaagaaaacccaaagtaaaagagtgaaaatgacctttagaataaattaatcaaggaaaccaatgcctagacaccaaaaagaaaattatgagacACAACAGATaaagcaaagatatggcccagtcaaaggaacaaactaacacttcacataagatacaggagttgagacaactaattaaagatggtcAAACATGCCAAATCTATTCAAAAATCAAagcaatgagctgagggaagatatggcaaaagggatgaaggatataaagaagacagtgggcaaacataaggagaaacttgaaagtttgaaaaaacaaatcacaacttgtgggaatgaaaggcacaatagaaaagatgaaaaacacaatggagacttacaataCCGTATTTGAAGTGGcataagaaagaattagtgaccTAGAGaacagaatatctgaaatcctacactgtgatggttaggttcatgtgtcaccttggccaggtgacggtgtccaggtgtctgctcaagcaagcactggcctaaccattactgcaaggatgtttgtggctggttaataaaccagaatgctggtttactaaatcatcagtcaattgactgcagctgtgactgattacatcaatgaagggtgtgtcttccacaatgagaaaattcaaatcagctggatttaatccaatcagttgaagacttttaagtgagacagatagagggccttcatttcttctttggctagccagtgaagcatttcctgaagagttcattgaacaccttcaacAGAGTTGCCAGTTCGGTGCCTGTCCTATGTAATTTGGAAtcatgcatacacacagttgcatgagacacttttataaaatcttatgttcatagatatctcttgttgattctgtttccctagagagccctaagtGATACATacaaacaaaggaacagatatgggaaaggatggaaaaatatgagcaatgtctcagggaattaagtgacagcatgaagcacacgaatatatatgtcatgggtgtcccagaaggagaagagaaggaaaaaggggcagaaagaataatggaggaaacagtcactgaaaatttcccatctcttatgaaagacataaacttacagatccAGGAAACACAGCAttcccaaaacagaatagatccaaatagggtaccccaaataaccaaaaatatcttgagaaagaggagtgaaatgggaggtctcacagtacctgactttgaagcatactacaaagctacagtggtcaaaactgcatggtactggcataaagatagatataccacccaatggaataaaattgagttttcagaaatagaccctctcgtgcatagacaattgatctttggtaaggcagtcaagccatcaaaaatgggacagagcagcctgttcaataaatggtgtttggagaactggatatccatattcaagaGAATGCAAGAGGTCTCCTATTTCacagcttatacaaaaattaattcaaaatagatcaaagacctaaatattagagctaagaccataaaattttagaaggaaatgtagggaaatatattaaagatcttgtgatagttTCCTAGTCCTTGCacccaaaagcatgaacaatgaaagaagaaatagataaatgggatctcctcaaaattaaacactttgtacatcaaaggactttctctgactttgtcagaaaagtagaaaggcagcctatgcaatggagacagtatttggaaaccacatatcagataagggtttaatatccagaatatttaaagaaatcctaaaactcaaaaacaataagacaaacagctcaatttaaaaatggggaaaagacatgaacaaacacttctctgaagaggacatagAAATGGCTCAGAAGCCTATGAAAATAAGATCAACTTCACTGGCCATTAAgggaaagcaaatcaaaaccacaatgagatatcagctCACACTTAGTaaaatggccattttcaaaaaaacaagaaaattacaagtgctggagaggacatggagaaagaggcacatttattcactgttggtgggaataaaGAACAGTGCAGCTACTCTGGAAGGCAGCatggtgtttcctcaggaagctatatGATCCAGCGATcattgtcatatgatccagcaattccattactaggtatatactcagaggaactggaagctggggcatgaatggacatttgtaaaccaatgtttatagcagcattattcatgatttccaagagatggaaacagccatcaacagatgagtggataaacaaactgtgggacatacatatgatggagtattataaaactgtaagacagaataaagtcacagagcatatgacaatgtggatgaaccttgaggattttatgttgagtgaacttagccagaaacaaaagaacaaatattctatggtcctactaatatgaactaatattaatgagcgaAGTTtaagagttaaagctgagaacacaggctgttgggagatagagggtagagattggtcATTTAATGCTGAAGGGATAGAGAATgtccaacaggattgattgtatagatccagaaatggatagcacaatattgtttgatggtagcataatattgtaa from Choloepus didactylus isolate mChoDid1 chromosome 1, mChoDid1.pri, whole genome shotgun sequence harbors:
- the LOC119533291 gene encoding LOW QUALITY PROTEIN: NADH-ubiquinone oxidoreductase 75 kDa subunit, mitochondrial-like (The sequence of the model RefSeq protein was modified relative to this genomic sequence to represent the inferred CDS: inserted 1 base in 1 codon; substituted 1 base at 1 genomic stop codon), which translates into the protein MLRIPVRRALAGLAKPPKGCVPRTTTTAASNLIEVFVDHQSVMVEPGTTVLQACEKVGMQIPRFCYHERLSVAGNCRMCLVEIEKAPKVVAACAMPVMKGWNILTNSEKFKKAREGVMEFLLANHPLDCPICDQGGECDLQDQSMMFGSDRSRFLEGKRAVEDKNIRPLVKTIMTRYIQCTRCIRFASEIAGVDDLGTTGRGNDMQVGTYIEKMFMSELSGNIIDICPVGALTSKPYAFTAXPWETRKTESIDVMDAVESNIVVSTRTGEVLRILPRXHEDINEEWISDKTRFAYDGLKRQRLTEPMVRNEKGLLTYTSWEDALSLVAGMLQSFQGKDVAAIAGGFVDADALIALKDLLNRVDSDTLCTEEVFPTTGAGTDLRSSYLLNTTVAGVEEADVVLLVGTNPRFEAPLFNARIRKSWLHNDLKVALIGTPVDLTYRYDHLGDSPQILQDIVSGSHPFNQVLKEAKKPMMVVGSSALQRNDGAAILAAVSSIAQKIRMSSGVTGNWKVMNILHRIASQVAALDLGYKPGVEAIRKNPPKVLFLLGADGGCITRQDLPKDCFIIYQGHHSDVGAPVADVILPGAAYTEKSATYVNTEGRAQQTKVAVTPPGLAREDWKIIRALSEIAGITLPYDTLSQVRNRLEEVSPNLVRYDDVEGANYFQQANELSKLVNQQLLAEPLVPPQLTIKDFYMTDSISRASQTMAKCVKAVTEGAQAVEKPSIC